In Candidatus Polarisedimenticolaceae bacterium, a genomic segment contains:
- a CDS encoding tetratricopeptide repeat protein — MTKKTQSNVALLTALLVVATLAVYAQTAGASFITADDGVYVTANPTVQAGLTGPGLKWAFGFRDANWIPLTWLSLMLDATLGGTGPRLFHLTNVLLHLASTLLLFLALTRMTGRTGRSWCVALLFAVHPLHVESVAWVAERKDTLSGLFFMLGLVAWSAYVRRPRAGRYALAALALALGLMAKPMLVTFPLVLLLLDLWPLARPLAPKRLLLEKLPLFGLAAISGALTVAAQSGGGTVSGLEAIPLSERAGNAVVSYAAYLVKAVVPTGLAFFYPHPGGRLPAWEVLGSAALLAAITIVAFRSIRTRPYLAIGWAWYAIMLVPVIGIVQVGIQARADRYTYLPLIGIFLAATWAFAELAEGRLGLQRAAAAAAGLALTAAAYVEAGYWHDSVTLYRRALAVTQDNVVAHNDLGLALLQQNDLEGAIRESREAIRLDPGHPEPANTLATALTRLGRPQEAIAAYRTALAHRPSDAVLHGNLGTVLAETGDLDGARTEFQTALRIAPDSSDAHYNVGILLAREGRYDEAIAELVIAQRLSPFDPEIRQSLDAARAASRK; from the coding sequence ATGACGAAGAAGACGCAGTCCAACGTGGCGCTCCTGACGGCGCTCCTCGTCGTCGCGACGCTCGCGGTTTACGCGCAGACCGCCGGGGCGTCGTTCATCACCGCGGACGACGGCGTCTACGTCACGGCGAACCCGACCGTGCAGGCGGGACTGACCGGCCCGGGGCTGAAGTGGGCGTTCGGCTTCCGCGACGCCAACTGGATCCCGCTCACCTGGCTCTCGCTCATGCTCGACGCGACCCTCGGTGGGACCGGCCCGCGCCTCTTCCACCTGACGAACGTCCTGCTCCACCTGGCGAGTACACTGCTCCTCTTCCTGGCCCTCACGAGGATGACCGGACGCACCGGGCGCTCGTGGTGCGTGGCGCTGCTCTTCGCGGTGCACCCGCTCCACGTCGAGTCGGTCGCCTGGGTCGCCGAACGCAAGGACACGCTCTCCGGGCTCTTCTTCATGCTCGGCCTCGTCGCGTGGTCGGCGTACGTGCGGCGGCCGCGCGCCGGCCGCTACGCGCTCGCCGCGCTCGCCCTGGCCCTCGGCCTGATGGCGAAGCCGATGCTCGTCACTTTTCCGCTCGTGCTCCTCCTCCTCGACCTCTGGCCGCTGGCCCGTCCGCTCGCTCCGAAGCGGCTGCTCCTCGAAAAGCTCCCGCTCTTCGGGCTCGCGGCGATCTCGGGCGCCCTCACCGTCGCCGCGCAGAGCGGCGGGGGCACGGTGTCGGGGCTCGAAGCGATCCCGCTCTCCGAGCGCGCCGGAAACGCCGTCGTTTCCTATGCGGCCTATCTCGTGAAGGCCGTCGTTCCCACCGGCCTCGCCTTCTTCTACCCGCACCCGGGCGGCCGACTGCCGGCCTGGGAGGTCCTCGGGAGCGCCGCGCTCCTCGCCGCGATCACGATCGTCGCCTTCCGGTCGATCCGCACGCGGCCGTATCTCGCGATCGGCTGGGCCTGGTACGCGATCATGCTCGTCCCGGTCATCGGCATCGTGCAGGTCGGCATCCAGGCGCGCGCCGACCGGTACACCTACCTGCCGCTGATCGGAATCTTTCTTGCCGCGACGTGGGCGTTCGCGGAGCTGGCGGAGGGCCGGCTCGGCTTGCAACGCGCCGCTGCGGCCGCCGCCGGCCTCGCCCTGACGGCGGCAGCCTACGTCGAAGCCGGATACTGGCACGACAGCGTGACGCTTTATCGGCGGGCGCTCGCGGTGACGCAGGACAACGTGGTGGCGCACAACGATCTCGGCCTCGCCCTCCTCCAGCAGAACGACCTCGAGGGAGCGATCCGCGAGAGCCGCGAGGCGATCCGCCTCGACCCCGGGCACCCCGAGCCCGCGAACACCCTCGCGACCGCGCTCACGCGCCTCGGCCGGCCGCAGGAAGCGATCGCCGCCTACCGTACCGCCCTCGCGCACCGCCCGAGCGACGCGGTGCTCCACGGGAACCTCGGGACCGTGCTCGCCGAGACCGGCGATCTCGACGGCGCGCGCACGGAGTTTCAGACGGCGCTCCGCATCGCCCCCGACTCCTCCGACGCCCACTACAATGTCGGCATCCTGCTCGCCCGTGAAGGACGCTACGACGAAGCGATCGCCGAGCTCGTCATCGCTCAGCGCCTGAGCCCGTTCGATCCGGAGATCCGCCAGAGCCTGGACGCCGCCCGCGCCGCGTCGAGGAAGTGA
- a CDS encoding DMT family protein, with translation MPVALQTTLLLIVSNVFMTFAWYAHLKSLSSRPWYVAALVSWGVALFEYLFQVPANRIGHATMTVPQLKILQEVITLSVFVPFSLVYLREPIKLDYLWAGLCLCGAAYFMFRG, from the coding sequence ATGCCCGTCGCGCTTCAGACCACGCTCCTGCTCATCGTCTCGAACGTCTTCATGACCTTCGCGTGGTACGCGCACCTGAAGTCGCTCAGCTCGAGGCCCTGGTACGTCGCCGCGCTCGTGAGCTGGGGCGTCGCGCTCTTCGAGTATCTCTTCCAGGTCCCGGCGAACCGGATCGGCCACGCGACGATGACGGTGCCGCAGCTCAAGATCCTTCAAGAGGTCATCACGCTCTCGGTCTTCGTGCCGTTCTCGCTCGTCTACCTGCGGGAGCCGATCAAGCTGGACTATCTGTGGGCGGGGCTTTGTCTCTGCGGCGCCGCCTACTTCATGTTTCGCGGCTGA